In Trichoplusia ni isolate ovarian cell line Hi5 unplaced genomic scaffold, tn1 tig00002277, whole genome shotgun sequence, one DNA window encodes the following:
- the LOC113507511 gene encoding uncharacterized protein LOC113507511, translating into MARLAAMYSVSLNSHKKQLKQRRDERRMMRYTEKAFSMNENEFKANYRVSKDLFHEIFENIKLKGFMFSNMQFPKRRSDLLPKYKVLVALSFYATGSYQRLVGGSYGTLMSQQSTSRSIREVTAALNHPLIQRKWIKFPQTRRERDAVKLRFFEKFSIPSVIGCIDGTHIAIIRPSENVERFFNRKHFHSRNVMIVSQYFWLLLNCNSLLMKLVKYLCFIYFQLADSDLRILSVDASFGGASHDSFVWNQHPVKQHLIELNNNGETVFLLGK; encoded by the exons atgGCACGATTAGCGGCAATGTACAGTGTTTCGTTAAATTCccataaaaaacaactgaaacaaaGACGAGATGAGCGTCGGATGATGCGTTATACGGAGAAAGCGTTTTCGATGAATGAAAACGAGTTTAAAGCCAATTATAGGGTGAGCAAGGATTTGTTTCACGAAATATTCGAAAACATAAAGCTAAAAGGCTTTATGTTTTCGAATATGCAATTCCCTAAGAGAAGAAGtgatttattaccaaaatataag GTTTTAGTGGCATTGTCCTTTTATGCTACTGGGAGTTACCAAAGGCTAGTTGGAGGCAGTTATGGGACCCTAATGAGTCAGCAATCTACTTCTCGTTCTATTCGAGAGGTAACAGCAGCTCTTAACCATCCCTTAATACAAAGGAAATGGATCAAGTTTCCTCAAACTCGTCGTGAAAGAGATGCTGTAAAACTGAG attttttgaaaaattcagTATACCATCTGTTATAGGATGCATTGATGGCACTCATATAGCCATAATTAGACCATCAGAAAATGTAGAGAGATTTTTTAAtcgcaaacattttcattcaagaAATGTTATGATTGttagtcaatatttttggttattactGAATTGTAATTCATTGCTTatgaaattagttaaatatctttgttttatatattttcagttaGCTGATTCAGACTTAAGAATACTGTCAGTAGATGCTTCATTTGGAGGAGCATCACATGATAGTTTCGTCTGGAATCAGCATCCTgtgaaacaacatttaattgaattaaataataatggggaaactgtatttttactaggcaagtaa
- the LOC113507512 gene encoding uncharacterized protein LOC113507512, with amino-acid sequence MEKLDDQHYVLSFPHETKAQLICNQKDYIMLQGSYLATIPVGCPLKSEEFTISNDYDEIEGQSLKLMKLPYDAEKHAAAATHINLNSIDLQGLHSVQDKVMLQNPVQLDQLQMDVFYHTTIPFYGVLLAAGITTIIAMTRRYLCKFKKTSRKDQQPPVIILEGNKNPEDVPATFSLNVLK; translated from the coding sequence ATGGAAAAATTGGACGACCAACACTACGTATTGTCATTTCCTCACGAAACGAAAGCACAACTAATCTGTAACCAGAAAGACTACATAATGCTTCAGGGCAGTTACCTTGCTACAATTCCCGTTGGATGTCCCCTGAAATCGGAAGAATTCACAATCTCAAATGACTATGATGAAATTGAAGGACAATCACTAAAACTAATGAAACTACCATACGACGCAGAGAAACATGCCGCCGCTGCTACCCACATCAATTTGAATTCCATCGACCTCCAAGGGTTACACAGCGTCCAAGACAAAGTTATGCTGCAGAATCCTGTTCAACTGGACCAGCTGCAAATGGACGTCTTCTATCACACCACAATCCCATTCTACGGAGTCTTGTTGGCTGCAGGCATAACCACCATCATCGCAATGACCAGACGCTACCtatgcaaatttaagaaaacctCGAGAAAAGACCAGCAGCCCCCCGTAATAATTCTGGAAGGAAATAAGAATCCTGAGGATGTCCCGGCAACATTTTCACTAAACGTGCTAAAATAG